In the Anastrepha obliqua isolate idAnaObli1 chromosome 1, idAnaObli1_1.0, whole genome shotgun sequence genome, one interval contains:
- the LOC129236039 gene encoding opsin Rh1 produces the protein MESLQSLGPHFAALSNGSVTDKVTPDMAHLIHPYWNQFPAMDPIWAKILTAYMIIIGSISWCGNGVVIYIFSTTKSLRTPANLLVINLALSDFGIMITNTPMMGINLYFETWVLGPAMCDLYGGLGSAFGCSSIWSMCMISLDRYQVIVKGVAGRPMTIKLALMKIAFIWAMSSIWTLAPVFGWSRYVPEGNLTSCGIDYLERDWNPRSYLIFYSIFVYVMPLFLICYSYWFIIAAVSAHEKAMREQAKKMNVKSLRSSEDAEKSAEGKLAKVALVTISLWFMAWTPYLVINCMGLFEFEGLTPLNTIWGACFAKSAACYNPIVYGISHPKYRLALKERCPCCVFGKVDDGKSSDAQSQATTNESETKA, from the exons TTTACAATCATTGGGACCGCATTTTGCCGCACTGTCCAATGGATCAGTCACAGACAAG GTGACGCCCGATATGGCGCACTTAATTCATCCATACTGGAATCAATTCCCGGCTATGGATCCCATTTGGGCGAAAATTTTAACGGCGTACATGATCATTATCGGTTCGATTTCATGGTGTGGAAATGGCGTGGTGATTTACATCTTCTCGACAACGAAATCGTTGCGTACACCTGCTAACCTACTAGTCATCAATCTGGCGCTCTCCGATTTCGGCATAATGATCACGAATACGCCAATGATGGGAATTAATTTGTACTTCGAGACCTGGGTATTGGGGCCGGCTATGTGCGATCTGTATGGCGGCTTGGGGTCGGCCTTTGGTTGCAGTTCCATCTGGTCGATGTGCATGATCTCATTGGATCGTTATCAAGTCATTGTCAAGGGTGTAGCTGGCCGACCAATGACCATTAAACTGGCGCTAATGAAAATCGCCTTCATCTGGGCAATGAGCAGCATTTGGACTTTGGCGCCAGTGTTCGGCTGGAGCAG GTATGTGCCTGAGGGCAATTTGACTTCATGTGGCATTGATTATTTGGAGCGCGATTGGAATCCACGATCATATCTGATCTTCTACTCCATCTTCGTCTACGTTATGCCGCTGTTCTTAATCTGCTACTCCTACTGGTTCATCATTGCT GCTGTATCAGCTCACGAGAAGGCCATGCGTGAACAGGCCAAGAAAATGAATGTCAAATCTCTGCGCTCCTCTGAGGATGCCGAGAAGAGTGCCGAAGGAAAACTAGCCAAGGTGGCGCTGGTCACCATCTCACTGTGGTTCATGGCGTGGACACCATACTTGGTGATCAACTGCATGGGTCTATTCGAATTCGAGGGATTGACCCCACTTAATACCATCTGGGGCGCTTGCTTTGCCAAATCGGCCGCTTGCTACAATCCCATCGTATACGGCATCAG CCATCCTAAGTACCGCTTGGCGCTGAAAGAAAGGTGCCCATGCTGTGTGTTCGGCAAGGTCGACGATGGCAAGTCCAGCGATGCTCAATCGCAAGCCACCACCAACGAATCAGAAACCAAGGCATAA
- the LOC129247412 gene encoding mitogen-activated protein kinase kinase kinase 15, whose translation MDVAVVIDTQITEYLEDRKCALEEMKQAIQAVGANFQRVQFDKLDFGETNMLETFYNADVAIIDLSILVQQRSLSYHLGVRESFGMKGNIIVYNDVQSKQTLCLKLSCANYQFLSYKRNEETSICYLTNFNKELPADTKMPTLLSRLKRLLQDVEIQSKAHMREKFLADLRAARETYGANASKLQKILHEMRRRLDDVHVLSGEVVHSFMCSLRDVQDYDSMVRLVSDLRNIPNTRKYVETGNMSFLYAFALNRRNRKGDREKALASSLKALEKKENEFPDMLCLCGRIYKDIFVESDYEDKDSLKNAIKWYRQSFEVQPNEYAGINLATLLVIDGKEFSNTEELQNIGITLNNLIGKKGSLSSLTEYWDVATFFEISVLAEDYAKAIQAAECMFKLKPPNWYLKSTIGNIMLIHRFRKKPEDHIYSVEEQIFQFWMDFFMVATNTEEITSVRMPILILEPQKIYMPSYVNINMDADEKSIQIINICLAHSKNACKKVHDFVFTASQIKSVSLYKRDDRCAYLYVHHNSDDFQIYFPSTECRGKFYELILEMASGQDVFVNLDVDEMRQIEYEYDYDDQNRKIILGKGTYGTVFAARDKQTQVRIAIKEVPERNSQDVQPLHEEIKLHSQLRHRNIVQYLGSVSEDGFFKIFMEQVPGGSLSDLLEKKWGPLKDNESTMAFYSKQILEGLKYLHEQKIVHRDIKGDNVLVNTYSGVVKISDFGTSKRLAGINPMTETFTGTLQYMAPEVIDQGFRGYGPAADIWSFGCTNVEMATGKPPFIELGCAQAAMFKVGYYKKHPNIPEELSPMARNFILRCFAISVTDRPTAAQLLDDPFLNDKHRKLRLNPPSTSEFGRSISVPADRLVNKSTLPALISSISAGTCNTPTTPELEITHSSSVDIDELHSTQFALERRNSSGFLLSPEIEASTPSLRTNASETSETDGFYRLKKDSQRRTTLSKVLKMDEDKICNLWMDRIQTDHKISVLITKAELQTLIRGLREYIVNEKEKNLEATILGLKQTLNDDVAVDHLHLALYAFQDAVVTVLRSHFIKPHWMFALDNLVKSAVQAAVTILSPELGANLAGKELSCNDDESVHNPQHTSTDSQEKIIVEHTVVPALVEEDDGSFSPSECVRILRDMKDNDKQFQRQHLEQQKQQLKALQNISKELAHIYSGRRRARRPFVALHRRPNRFATHKHHNFNRSLNKRTYGISEIDEQLAQWLTNHDIDEFSQTIILNEGFTYEDFVFNMEKLDLMRLELRLGVEVRLWKLITQTRASMDVVDAESSFSQQVNTQSTDNSSALKRTKTTDHNYRSSLGSSENSSKRISNVNRINNNTSDNDDANANTRQTESEYDSCSE comes from the exons ATGGATGTTGCTGTTGTGATTGATACTCAGATAACTGAATATCTGGAGGATCGTAAGTGCGCATTGGAGGAAATGAAGCAGGCTATACAAGCGGTCGGCGCTAATTTTCAACGCGTGCAG TTTGATAAACTTGATTTTGGTGAAACGAATATGTTGGAAACATTCTACAATGCGGATGTGGCAATCATTGATTTAAGTATATTGGTCCAACAGCGTTCACTTTCCTATCATCTGGGTGTGCGCGAGAGTTTCGGTATGAAAGGGAATATCATCGTCTATAATGATGTgcaatccaagcagacattgtGTCTCAAG CTTTCATGTGCCAATTACCAATTTCTGTCCTACAAACGCAACGAAGAGACTTCCATCTGCTATCTTACCAATTTCAATAAGGAACTGCCGGCCGATACGAAAATGCCCACTTTGCTGTCGCGCCTAAAGCGCCTGTTGCAGGATGTCGAAATTCAGTCCAA GGCGCACATGCGTGAAAAATTTCTGGCAGATCTGCGTGCAGCGCGTGAAACTTACGGTGCCAATGCatcgaaattgcaaaaaattctaCATGAGATGCGAAGGCGGCTGGACGATGTCCATGTACTATCCGGAGAAGTGGTGCACAGTTTTATGTGCTCATTGCGCGATGTGCAAGATTACGATTCCATGGTGCGTTTGGTGAGCGATCTCCGAAATATTCCCAATACACGGAAATATGTTGAGACGGGCAATATGAGTTTTTTGTATGCCTTCGCTTTGAATCGTCGCAATCGCAAGGGGGATCGTGAAAAGGCGCTGGCTTCATCGCTGAAGGCTTTGGAGAAGAAGGAAAATGAGTTTCCCGATATGTTGTGCCTGTGCGGCCGCATTTATAAGGATATATTTGTGGAATCTGATTATGAAGACAAAGATAGTTTGAAGAATGCCATAAAATGGTACCGTCAAAGCTTTGAAGTGCAGCCAAATGAGTATGCGGGTATTAATTTAGCTACGTTGCTCGTAATTGATGGCAAGGAATTTAGTAATACGGAAGAATTGCAAAATATTGGAATTACATTGAATAATCTGATTGGTAAAAAGGGCAGCTTGTCGTCGCTAACTGAGTACTGGGATGTGGCGACGTTCTTTGAAATTTCGGTACTTGCGGAGGATTATGCGAAGGCGATACAGGCAGCAGAGTGTATGTTCAAGTTGAAGCCACCAAATTGGTATCTGAAATCCACGATTGGTAATATTATGTTGATACATCGTTTCCGCAAAAAACCCGAGGATCATATTTATTCTGTGGAAGAGCAAATATTTCAATTCTGGATGGACTTTTTCATGGTAGCGACTAATACAGAGGAGATCACCAGTGTACGCATGCCGATACTA ATTTTAGAACCACAAAAAATTTACATGCCCAGctatgttaatattaacatgGATGCTGATGAAAAATCTATACAAATCATTAACATTTGTTTGGCACATTCAAAGAATGCGTGCAAGAAAGTGCATGATTTTGTGTTCACTGCTTCGCAAATAAAGTCTGTGAGTTTGTACAAGCGAGATGACCGTTGCGCCTATCTTTATGTGCATCACAATTCAGacgattttcaaatttattttccttctaCGGAATGTCGGGGAAAATTCTATGAGCTGATACTGGAAATGGCTTCGGGGCAAGATGTGTTTGTGAATTTAGACGTTGATGAGATGCGACAAATTGAG taCGAATATGACTATGACGATCAAAATCGCAAAATTATACTCGGCAAAGGCACCTACGGTACCGTCTTTGCGGCGCGCGACAAACAGACTCAAGTTCGTattgctataaaagaagtgcCAGAGCGGAATTCGCAGGACGTACAGCCGTTGCACGAAGAAATCAAATTACACTCACAACTGCGCCATCGTAACATTGTACAG TATTTGGGCTCTGTTTCGGAGGATggatttttcaagattttcatggaacaaGTGCCTGGTGGTTCACTTTCTGATCTGCTTGAAAAGAAGTGGGGCCCACTCAAGGACAACGAATCCACCATGGCTTTTTACTCGAAACAAATACTCGAAGGCCTCAAGTATTTGCATGAGCAGAAAATTGTGCATCGTGACATCAAGGGTGACAATGTATTGGTGAATACCTACAGTGGCGTAGTGAAAATATCCGACTTTGGTACATCAAAACGTTTAGCCGGCATTAATCCCATGACAGAGACATTTACCGGCACGTTGCAATACATGGCGCCTGAAGTGATCGATCAGGGATTTCGTGGTTATGGGCCTGCTGCAGATATATGGTCATTCGGTTGTACGAATGTTGAAATGGCAACGGGCAAACCTCCGTTCATTGAATTGGGTTGTGCGCAGGCAGCGATGTTCAAGGTGGGTTACTACAAAAAACATCCAAATATACCGGAGGAATTATCGCCTATGGCGAGAAACTTCATTTTACGCTGTTTTGCCATAAGCGTCACGGATCGACCCACGGCGGCGCAGTTACTGGACGATCCCTTCTTAAATGA CAAACACCGTAAGCTACGTTTGAATCCACCATCTACCTCGGAATTTGGGCGCAGCATATCTGTGCCTGCCGATCGTTTAGTCAATAAGTCTACCTTACCTGCCCTTATAAGTTCAATCAGTGCTGGCACTTGCAATACTCCTACAACGCCTGAGCTGGA AATCACACACTCGTCTTCCGTCGATATCGATGAGCTGCATAGCACACAGTTCGCGCTGGAGCGTCGCAACTCATCCGGTTTCTTGCTGTCTCCCGAAATTGAGGCTTCCACACCGTCATTACGCACCAACGCAAGTGAAACCAGTGAAACTGATGGTTTCTATCGTTTGAAAAAGGACTCACAACGTCGCACTACCTTATCAAAGGTGTTGAAAATGGACGAGGACAAGATATGCAATTTGTGGATGGATCGCATACAAACGGACCACAAAATAAGTGTGCTCATAACGAAGGCAGAGTTGCAAACTTTAATACGTGGACTGCGCGAGTACATTGTTAACGAGAAGGAGAAGAATTTAGAGGCTACTATATTAGGACTGAAGCAAACGTTGAACGACGATGTTGCCGTCGATCATCTGCACTTGGCATTGTACGCCTTTCAGGATGCAGTGGTTACAGTATTGCGTTCACATTTCATCAAACCACATTGGATGTTTGCGTtggataatttagtaaaaagcgCTGTACAGGCAGCGGTGACCATTTTGTCACCAG AGCTTGGCGCCAACTTAGCCGGAAAGGAATTATCATGCAATGATGACGAGAGCGTGCACAATCCGCAACACACCTCAACTGACAGTCAGGAAAAGATAATCGTCGAACACACTGTAGTGCCCGCATTAGTGGAAGAGGATGACGGCAGCTTTTCACCGAGCGAATGTGTGCGCATATTGCGCGACATGAAGGATAATGACAAACAATTTCAGCGTCAGCATTTggagcaacaaaagcaacagctAAAGGCCTTGCAGAACATCAGCAAAGAATTGGCGCACATCTACTCGGGACGGCGAAGAGCGAG ACGTCCATTTGTTGCCCTCCATCGGCGTCCCAACCGCTTTGCTACACACAAACATCACAATTTCAATCGTTCATTAAATAAACGTACTTATGGCATCAGCGAGATCGATGAGCAGTTGGCGCAATGGCTCACCAACCATGACATTGACGAGTTTTCACAGACTATAATCCTTAATGAAGGTTTTACTTATGAAGATTTTGTGTTCAATATGGAGAAACTAGATCTAATGCGTTTAGAGTTGAG ATTGGGCGTGGAAGTGCGTCTATGGAAATTGATCACGCAAACTCGCGCCAGTATGGATGTGGTGGATGCTGAGAGTTCGTTTAGTCAGCAAGTAAATACGCAGAGTACTGATAATTCAAGTGCCTTAAAACGTACTAAAACTACTGATCATAATTATAGAAGTAGCCTGGGCAGCAGCGAGAATAGTAGTAAAAGAATTTCAAATGTAAATAGGATTAACAACAATACCAGCGACAATGACGACGCCAATGCTAATACGAGGCAAACTGAAAGCGAATACGACTCTTGCAGTGAATAA